A single region of the Catenulispora sp. GP43 genome encodes:
- a CDS encoding AAA family ATPase: MKDWWIFKGEGVPHRRIEQLPPPMASRTFGGAPLVELSLEEDRAAVGRLGRSEAEQRLLLSEGDLDLINAAILWRRPLLVTGKPGSGKSSLAYAIARELSLGPVLHWSITSRTGVKEGLYGYDALGRLEETNLRRIMGSDTAPDLGDYIRLGPLGTALLPQEYPRVLLIDELDKSDLDLPNDLLHVFENGEFEIEEVVRQRGVGSVEVGVTGQTAPVAVHEGRIRCNAFPIVVLTDNGERDFSAAFLRRCVRLKLADPDRDRLVSIVEAHLGEEGVRAGGTLIDDFLVKRRAGTVATDQLLGAVYLAIAAKLGGTDRTELADRIMAPLDQVG; the protein is encoded by the coding sequence ATGAAGGACTGGTGGATCTTCAAAGGTGAAGGGGTCCCCCATCGTCGCATCGAGCAGTTGCCGCCGCCTATGGCCAGCCGGACCTTCGGCGGCGCGCCGCTGGTCGAGCTCTCCCTGGAGGAAGACCGGGCGGCGGTCGGCCGGCTGGGACGTTCAGAGGCCGAGCAACGTCTCCTATTGTCCGAAGGCGATCTCGACCTGATTAATGCGGCCATCCTGTGGCGCCGCCCATTGCTTGTTACGGGAAAGCCCGGTAGCGGCAAGTCCTCGCTCGCCTATGCGATCGCCCGCGAGCTTTCTTTGGGTCCGGTTCTGCACTGGTCGATCACCAGCCGGACCGGCGTCAAAGAGGGCCTCTACGGCTATGACGCGCTGGGTCGCCTGGAAGAGACGAATCTGCGCCGGATTATGGGCTCTGATACCGCTCCCGATCTTGGGGACTATATACGTCTCGGCCCTCTTGGAACGGCCTTGCTCCCTCAGGAATATCCGCGCGTCCTCTTGATCGACGAACTGGACAAAAGCGACCTCGATCTTCCGAACGACCTGCTGCACGTCTTCGAGAACGGCGAGTTCGAGATCGAGGAAGTGGTCAGGCAGCGCGGCGTCGGCTCGGTCGAGGTCGGCGTCACCGGGCAGACGGCCCCGGTCGCGGTGCACGAGGGCCGGATCCGGTGCAACGCGTTCCCCATCGTCGTGCTCACCGACAACGGGGAGAGGGACTTCTCCGCCGCGTTCCTGAGGCGCTGCGTGCGGCTCAAACTCGCCGACCCGGACCGCGACCGTCTGGTGAGCATCGTCGAGGCGCATCTGGGCGAAGAAGGAGTCCGGGCGGGAGGGACGCTCATCGACGACTTCCTCGTGAAGCGCCGCGCCGGAACGGTCGCGACCGACCAGTTGCTCGGCGCCGTCTATCTCGCGATCGCGGCCAAGCTCGGCGGTACGGACCGCACCGAGCTGGCCGACCGGATCATGGCCCCGCTCGACCAGGTGGGGTGA